One genomic segment of uncultured Desulfobacter sp. includes these proteins:
- a CDS encoding acyl-CoA dehydratase activase yields the protein MEKSDTILGIDAGSVSVHLAVIDMNGNLLHKTSEYHHGDVRACITKMLTHKILSSVTHVAKTASTPADVNATISVDEQVAVIRSARHIHKDFSAILHVGGEKFFLSLFDTHGNYRGQRINSGCAAGTGAFLDQQAGRIHLKGSAKISSLAIENLGRRPDIATRCAVFAKTDLIHAQQQGYDLKQICDGLCYGLARNIANTLFKQEIPEKEIIFCGGVAKNKAVKKHLESIIGKPLVKGEHALVYGAMGAALCLADEMIKTHVPARSLNNISNFFIDRKKTKGVLNPALDLTLSDYPDFSSVKILDFESVEIESFKPINNCAAVTGFLGLDVGSTSTKSIIIDQDGEPVAGFYTRTASQPVEAVQRIFKACDHLMAEKKVIFQIQGCGTTGSGRRISGKIIGADLEPDEITAHATAAVNLHPDVDTIIEIGGQDAKFTLVKNGQVTSSVMNAVCAAGTGSFIEEQAMRLNCPLSEYSHRAQGIAAPVSSDRCTVFMERDINYFFAEGYGKNEILASVLHSVCDNYLTKVANIAQIGDRIVFQGATARNRALVAAFEQKLNKPIHVSRYCHLTGALGIALMARQMKEQGELSKSNFRGFDLWKERIPVRQEVCRLCTNHCKITIAEVKGETLAYGFLCGRDYQTKKRMKSSDHFDLLGLRKKICQKILPLPPDSKDNGMNITIGLPDALHMVQDLDFWQIFFKELGLTVVTSRKCTDPVKQGKQIAGAEFCAPVLALHGHVQFLEDKCDYIFLPFYFEDKTGEKGLRRHHCYYTQFTPAILSHLTNQEKILSPMVRYLYTSFYTKKQLYDTFKKIGANLSFFDISSAWDRALSAQKNMESALTGLWASQGSADRANVLLLGRPYTILSSAMNNGIPDIFANLGIKTFYNDMIDMEGIDYSPIEPLLKQIHWKHAAQNLKAAFLAASTPNLYPVYISSFRCAPDAFAVDYFKEIMASVNKPYLVLELDEHDSSVGYETRIEAAVRAFENHRRQGQPPQITNTSLFIPKFDKRIEQKTVIFPNWDAITGHLIINIIKNGGYNAILMEENQDTLKKALLTNTGQCLPLNAVASGFIHTVEKNRLSPENTVLWLNHSDIACNIKMYPYHIQKILTRHGKGFEKARVYLGELSFFDLGLKASTNTYFAYMFGGLFRSIGCRIRPYEINKGQTNATLRTAGSIMGTAFLTGGSKEKALKEIMSMFEQIPVKKETRPKVGIFGDLYVRDNRIMNQNLIQFIEDNGGEVVTTPYYQYVQIIANAYFKKWFKEGKYFSLISNKALLAAVKTMEKKYYPFFAPFFNETELKVNASYEHILETYGMLPEHTGESMDNLLKIHYIVNEHPDLALLVAVNPAFCCPGLVTEAMASQIEKKVGVPIINITYDLSGGNKNKVVVPFLKYLRTSAYSQSRRASV from the coding sequence ATGGAAAAGTCTGACACGATACTTGGCATTGATGCCGGATCTGTATCCGTTCATCTTGCCGTTATTGATATGAACGGCAATCTTTTGCATAAAACATCTGAATACCACCATGGCGATGTCAGGGCATGTATTACAAAAATGCTGACCCATAAAATCCTTTCATCCGTGACCCATGTGGCTAAAACGGCATCCACACCGGCCGATGTCAATGCAACGATCAGTGTTGACGAACAGGTGGCTGTCATACGCAGTGCACGTCACATACATAAAGATTTCAGCGCTATTCTGCATGTGGGCGGAGAAAAATTTTTCCTAAGCCTGTTCGACACCCATGGTAACTATAGAGGTCAGCGGATTAATTCAGGGTGTGCGGCAGGCACCGGTGCATTTCTGGATCAGCAGGCAGGACGGATTCATTTAAAGGGATCGGCGAAGATTTCATCTCTGGCCATTGAAAACCTTGGTCGGCGACCGGATATCGCCACCCGGTGCGCGGTGTTTGCAAAAACAGATCTGATCCATGCCCAACAGCAAGGCTACGACCTTAAACAGATCTGTGACGGACTTTGTTACGGGCTTGCCAGGAACATTGCCAATACCTTGTTCAAACAGGAAATTCCGGAAAAAGAGATCATATTCTGCGGCGGTGTTGCCAAAAACAAGGCTGTTAAGAAACATCTTGAATCCATTATCGGCAAACCCCTTGTCAAAGGCGAGCATGCCCTGGTTTATGGGGCCATGGGCGCAGCATTGTGTCTTGCCGATGAAATGATAAAGACCCATGTACCTGCCCGGTCATTAAATAATATCAGCAATTTTTTTATAGACCGAAAAAAAACAAAAGGAGTGCTTAATCCGGCCCTTGACCTTACCCTGTCTGATTATCCGGACTTTTCATCCGTTAAAATTCTTGATTTTGAATCCGTTGAAATTGAAAGTTTCAAACCCATTAATAACTGTGCTGCTGTCACAGGCTTTTTAGGCCTTGATGTGGGTTCCACCAGTACCAAAAGTATTATTATTGACCAGGATGGTGAGCCTGTTGCCGGATTTTACACCCGGACCGCATCACAACCTGTGGAAGCAGTCCAGCGCATATTTAAAGCCTGTGATCATCTCATGGCTGAAAAAAAGGTTATTTTCCAGATCCAGGGATGTGGCACCACAGGCTCCGGCCGGCGCATTTCCGGCAAAATCATTGGTGCGGACTTAGAACCCGATGAAATCACGGCCCATGCCACCGCCGCCGTGAATCTTCACCCGGATGTGGATACCATCATTGAAATCGGGGGCCAGGATGCCAAATTTACTCTGGTTAAAAACGGCCAGGTCACTTCATCGGTTATGAATGCGGTGTGTGCCGCAGGTACGGGCAGCTTTATCGAGGAACAGGCCATGCGCCTTAACTGCCCGTTATCTGAGTATTCCCACAGAGCACAAGGCATTGCGGCGCCGGTATCCAGTGATCGGTGTACTGTTTTCATGGAAAGGGATATCAATTATTTTTTTGCCGAGGGGTATGGAAAAAACGAAATTCTGGCATCCGTCCTTCACTCGGTATGCGACAACTACCTGACCAAGGTTGCCAATATTGCCCAAATCGGTGACCGGATCGTGTTCCAGGGAGCCACGGCCCGAAACAGGGCCCTTGTGGCAGCCTTTGAACAAAAATTGAATAAGCCCATCCATGTGTCCCGATACTGCCATCTAACCGGCGCCCTTGGCATTGCCCTGATGGCCAGACAGATGAAGGAACAAGGTGAGCTGTCTAAATCGAATTTCAGGGGTTTTGACCTATGGAAAGAACGTATTCCGGTGCGACAGGAGGTTTGCCGACTTTGCACCAATCATTGCAAGATCACCATCGCTGAAGTAAAAGGAGAGACCCTTGCCTATGGATTTTTATGCGGCAGGGATTATCAGACTAAAAAACGGATGAAATCTTCAGATCATTTTGATCTTTTAGGGCTTAGAAAAAAAATATGCCAAAAAATCCTGCCATTACCGCCCGATTCTAAAGACAATGGAATGAATATAACCATCGGTCTTCCCGATGCCCTTCACATGGTCCAGGATCTTGATTTCTGGCAGATTTTTTTCAAGGAACTCGGATTGACTGTGGTGACCAGTCGCAAGTGTACGGATCCTGTCAAACAGGGTAAACAGATTGCCGGCGCCGAATTCTGTGCGCCTGTACTTGCACTCCACGGCCATGTGCAGTTTCTTGAGGATAAATGCGATTATATTTTTCTGCCCTTTTATTTCGAAGATAAAACCGGAGAAAAAGGATTGCGGCGTCATCATTGCTACTATACCCAGTTTACGCCGGCAATTTTAAGCCACCTGACAAACCAGGAAAAAATACTGTCTCCCATGGTCAGATATCTGTATACAAGCTTTTATACAAAAAAGCAGTTATATGACACATTTAAAAAAATCGGTGCAAATCTATCCTTTTTTGACATATCATCTGCCTGGGATCGGGCGCTGTCGGCCCAAAAGAACATGGAGAGCGCCCTTACCGGTCTGTGGGCGTCCCAAGGATCTGCCGATAGGGCCAACGTGCTGTTGCTGGGCCGCCCCTATACGATTTTATCTTCTGCCATGAACAATGGCATCCCAGACATTTTTGCCAATCTGGGAATAAAAACATTTTACAATGACATGATTGACATGGAAGGCATTGATTATTCGCCCATTGAACCATTGCTCAAGCAGATTCACTGGAAACATGCGGCCCAAAATCTAAAAGCAGCTTTCCTTGCCGCCTCAACACCAAACTTGTATCCAGTTTACATTTCATCTTTCAGATGTGCACCTGATGCCTTTGCCGTGGATTACTTCAAGGAGATCATGGCATCGGTAAATAAACCCTATCTGGTGCTTGAGCTGGATGAACACGATTCCAGTGTGGGATATGAAACCCGTATTGAAGCGGCTGTCAGGGCGTTTGAAAATCACAGGCGACAGGGTCAGCCCCCTCAAATCACAAACACGTCTTTATTTATTCCAAAATTTGATAAAAGGATTGAACAGAAAACCGTCATTTTCCCTAACTGGGATGCCATCACAGGTCACCTCATTATCAATATCATCAAAAATGGAGGGTACAATGCCATATTGATGGAAGAAAACCAGGATACGCTTAAAAAAGCACTTTTGACAAATACCGGCCAGTGCCTGCCCTTAAATGCCGTGGCATCAGGATTTATCCATACCGTTGAAAAAAACAGGCTTTCCCCGGAAAACACGGTTTTATGGCTGAATCATTCCGACATTGCCTGCAATATAAAAATGTATCCCTACCATATCCAAAAAATTTTGACCCGTCATGGAAAAGGTTTTGAAAAAGCCAGGGTCTATTTAGGAGAACTTTCATTTTTTGACTTGGGTCTCAAGGCGTCAACCAACACCTATTTTGCCTATATGTTCGGCGGACTTTTCAGGAGCATCGGCTGCAGAATCAGGCCATATGAAATAAATAAAGGGCAGACCAATGCGACGTTGCGCACCGCAGGTTCCATCATGGGCACGGCATTTCTCACAGGCGGATCAAAGGAAAAGGCCCTTAAGGAAATCATGTCCATGTTTGAACAAATCCCTGTAAAAAAAGAAACACGCCCCAAGGTAGGAATCTTCGGGGATCTGTATGTCAGGGACAACCGGATAATGAATCAGAACCTGATTCAGTTCATTGAGGATAATGGCGGAGAGGTCGTGACCACGCCTTATTATCAATATGTTCAAATCATAGCCAATGCCTATTTTAAAAAATGGTTCAAAGAGGGCAAATACTTTAGCCTGATTTCAAACAAGGCCCTTCTGGCAGCCGTAAAAACAATGGAAAAAAAATATTATCCTTTTTTTGCGCCGTTTTTCAATGAAACAGAACTCAAGGTAAATGCGTCCTATGAACATATCCTTGAAACCTACGGCATGCTGCCCGAACATACCGGCGAGTCCATGGATAATTTGCTCAAGATCCACTATATTGTAAATGAACATCCAGATTTAGCCCTTCTGGTTGCCGTTAATCCGGCATTTTGCTGTCCGGGCCTTGTCACCGAGGCCATGGCCTCACAGATTGAAAAAAAGGTCGGGGTTCCGATTATCAATATTACCTATGATCTATCCGGAGGAAACAAAAACAAGGTGGTGGTACCTTTTCTTAAATATTTGAGAACATCCGCCTATTCCCAGAGCCGTAGGGCCTCTGTCTGA
- a CDS encoding PEP-CTERM sorting domain-containing protein, whose product MKNLRKTLLVMSFLMILLLVAGNVNAAPVTLSNAPDYDWYKGCAPTSAAMMMGYSNLALFGVTVLELTGGTEVPVPASILLLGAGLIGIVRSQRRHSFS is encoded by the coding sequence ATGAAAAATTTAAGAAAAACCCTTTTAGTCATGAGTTTTTTAATGATTCTATTGTTAGTGGCGGGCAATGTTAATGCCGCTCCAGTCACACTTTCTAATGCACCGGATTATGACTGGTATAAAGGATGCGCGCCGACATCCGCAGCCATGATGATGGGCTATTCCAACCTGGCTCTTTTTGGGGTCACCGTACTTGAACTGACCGGCGGAACAGAAGTTCCTGTACCTGCGAGCATACTTCTTCTCGGGGCCGGCCTTATCGGCATTGTCAGAAGTCAAAGGCGACACTCTTTTTCCTGA
- a CDS encoding ABC transporter permease produces MFKQRIEKLGLASIDGTRSIGRISIFFFQGICLNFVPFVQISKIMEQVWFIGAKSMFVIVLTAIFTGMVLGLQGYYTLVDYGSEATLGSAVAITLIRELGPVLSAIMIAARAGSAMAAEIGVMRISEQIDALETMDIHPVRFTFSPRLAGSIISFPLLTALFDVTGIFGGFLSGVMMLGVNRYIYMDRVIRSIEFADVAGGFVKALVFGVIVSTMCCYKGFFAHISGAQAGKGAKSVSLATTNAVVNSCILILVSDYIITFFLV; encoded by the coding sequence ATGTTCAAACAACGTATTGAAAAATTAGGTTTAGCCTCCATTGACGGCACCCGATCCATTGGCCGGATATCAATCTTTTTTTTTCAGGGTATCTGCCTGAATTTTGTTCCCTTTGTTCAAATTTCCAAGATTATGGAACAGGTGTGGTTTATTGGGGCTAAATCTATGTTTGTCATTGTTTTAACCGCCATATTCACCGGCATGGTGCTTGGGCTTCAAGGATACTACACCCTGGTGGATTACGGCTCCGAAGCGACCCTTGGATCAGCTGTTGCAATCACCCTTATCCGTGAACTTGGGCCTGTGCTGTCCGCCATCATGATTGCGGCCCGGGCCGGGTCAGCCATGGCTGCGGAGATCGGTGTCATGCGGATTTCAGAACAGATTGACGCCCTTGAAACCATGGACATCCATCCGGTGCGGTTTACCTTTTCCCCGCGCCTGGCAGGGTCCATTATCAGTTTTCCGCTTTTAACCGCTCTTTTTGATGTTACAGGCATATTCGGTGGTTTTCTGTCCGGCGTCATGATGTTGGGTGTCAACCGTTATATATATATGGACAGAGTGATCCGAAGCATTGAATTTGCCGATGTCGCTGGCGGTTTTGTTAAAGCCCTGGTATTTGGCGTGATCGTTTCTACCATGTGCTGCTACAAGGGTTTTTTTGCTCATATTTCAGGGGCCCAGGCAGGGAAGGGCGCTAAAAGCGTCTCCTTGGCTACCACCAATGCGGTTGTCAATTCTTGTATCCTCATTCTGGTTTCTGATTACATTATCACTTTTTTTCTGGTTTAA
- a CDS encoding ATP-binding cassette domain-containing protein, with product MDQPFIELIDIHKSFSGNNVLDGVNLAIEKGLVTCVIGKSGCGKSVLLKHIIGLMQPDSGQVCVDGMPTNQMDQRQRHRFHRQISYMFQDNALFDFLTVWENIALPLTEKRKVPMGQIRQRVKEKMQMLEISNHENKYPAQLSGGIKKRVALARALITEPDAVLFDEPTSGLDPVRRNSVHAMISTYQKEFGFTAVVVSHGIPEIFTISQRVAMLDQGKIIYFGKSDGISQTDNEIVKAFISGKEA from the coding sequence ATGGATCAGCCTTTTATTGAACTGATAGATATTCACAAAAGTTTTTCAGGCAACAATGTGCTTGACGGCGTCAATCTTGCCATTGAAAAGGGTCTGGTGACGTGTGTAATCGGTAAAAGCGGTTGCGGAAAATCTGTGTTGCTCAAACATATTATTGGTCTGATGCAGCCGGATTCAGGTCAGGTTTGCGTGGATGGGATGCCCACGAATCAAATGGACCAGCGGCAAAGACATCGGTTTCACAGGCAGATATCCTATATGTTCCAGGACAATGCGCTGTTTGATTTCTTAACGGTGTGGGAAAATATTGCTCTGCCGTTAACCGAGAAACGAAAGGTACCCATGGGTCAGATCCGACAGCGGGTTAAGGAAAAAATGCAGATGCTGGAGATCAGCAACCACGAAAATAAATATCCGGCCCAGTTGTCCGGAGGGATAAAAAAGCGTGTGGCCCTTGCCCGGGCTCTCATTACCGAGCCTGATGCCGTGCTTTTTGACGAACCTACGTCAGGGCTTGATCCGGTGAGAAGAAACAGTGTTCATGCCATGATTTCTACATACCAGAAAGAATTCGGCTTTACCGCAGTTGTTGTCAGTCATGGCATTCCGGAGATATTTACTATATCACAGCGTGTGGCTATGCTTGACCAGGGTAAAATTATTTATTTTGGAAAGAGTGACGGGATTTCTCAAACTGATAATGAGATCGTAAAGGCGTTTATCTCAGGAAAAGAGGCCTGA
- the mlaD gene encoding outer membrane lipid asymmetry maintenance protein MlaD, translating into MKSISKELYVGLFVLIGLLCAGYLTIVLGGVSMFNAKGYTLYAYFTSVSGLKNGAGIEMAGVEIGNVSDITLDKERLEAKVSFRINEGIQLSEDSIASIKTAGIIGEKYISISPGGSDIMLEEEESINNTESALDIESLVRKFIFKDDH; encoded by the coding sequence ATGAAATCAATTAGTAAGGAGTTATATGTAGGCCTCTTTGTTCTTATCGGCCTTTTGTGTGCGGGGTATCTTACAATCGTCCTGGGCGGTGTTTCGATGTTCAACGCCAAGGGGTATACGCTGTATGCATATTTTACCTCTGTAAGCGGTTTGAAAAACGGTGCCGGCATTGAGATGGCAGGAGTTGAGATCGGCAATGTTTCTGATATTACGCTGGACAAAGAGCGTCTGGAGGCAAAGGTTTCCTTCAGGATAAACGAGGGGATACAACTCAGCGAAGACAGTATTGCTTCCATTAAAACCGCAGGCATCATCGGTGAAAAATATATTTCCATTTCTCCAGGCGGCTCTGATATCATGCTTGAAGAGGAAGAATCGATTAATAATACTGAATCCGCCCTAGATATTGAATCACTGGTCAGAAAATTTATCTTTAAAGATGATCATTGA
- a CDS encoding VacJ family lipoprotein: MKFYPVFIIMILTLITCPVAAGNTADQIGQTASFSGSNPASDQATGLSVRADTAEDDEFEADIFQEDQADQGTHSIVADPLEGFNRAVFVFNDKLYMYGLKPITKGYARVVPSFARKAVNNFFNNLFFPIRFVNKLLQGKGEAAGMEFSAFFINTTLGFGGLNDFAQKYVGIRFQDEDFGQTLGSYGIGNGFYLMLPVLGPSSLRDAVGRTGDWFINPINYAQPWELSWGSWGLEKVNWISFHIGEYEAFKKASIDPYTAMRNAYIQNRNALVKDLPGAQKLKHSKK, encoded by the coding sequence ATGAAATTTTATCCGGTTTTTATAATTATGATCCTGACACTGATCACATGTCCGGTCGCTGCCGGAAACACAGCTGATCAAATCGGACAAACGGCATCTTTCTCAGGCTCTAATCCCGCCTCTGACCAGGCAACCGGTCTATCCGTCCGGGCAGATACGGCAGAGGATGATGAATTTGAAGCAGATATTTTTCAGGAGGATCAAGCAGATCAGGGCACCCACTCCATAGTAGCAGATCCCCTTGAAGGGTTTAACCGTGCTGTTTTCGTCTTTAACGATAAACTTTACATGTATGGCTTAAAGCCCATAACAAAGGGGTACGCCCGTGTCGTTCCCTCCTTTGCCCGTAAAGCGGTTAACAATTTTTTTAATAACCTGTTTTTTCCCATCCGTTTTGTCAATAAACTGCTCCAGGGTAAAGGCGAAGCCGCAGGTATGGAATTTTCAGCCTTTTTCATCAATACAACCCTTGGTTTTGGCGGATTAAATGATTTTGCTCAAAAATATGTGGGCATCCGATTTCAGGATGAAGATTTTGGCCAAACCCTTGGCTCATACGGTATTGGTAACGGATTTTACCTCATGCTGCCCGTTCTTGGTCCCAGTTCGTTGAGGGATGCCGTAGGCAGGACAGGGGACTGGTTTATCAATCCCATAAATTATGCTCAGCCCTGGGAATTGTCCTGGGGGAGTTGGGGGCTTGAAAAGGTGAACTGGATATCATTTCACATCGGAGAGTATGAAGCCTTCAAAAAAGCCTCAATAGATCCTTATACCGCCATGCGTAACGCCTATATCCAGAACCGCAACGCCCTTGTTAAAGATTTGCCCGGCGCGCAGAAACTAAAACACAGTAAAAAATAA
- a CDS encoding nitrilase-related carbon-nitrogen hydrolase, translating into MQNIRVNLVIQNCPVNRFAHNLALTVKNVSAAARHNCDFVVFPEMNLTGYAPSDLSNAVALDSGWMDELNRLAQKHNIAILTGLVEKADSAKTYATHLVFRPDRPVALYRKIHLSPFEAPYFSRGDDVEVFQFKGVNFGIQLCYDAHFPELSTAMALKKADIIFIPHASPRGTPGEKSASWKRHLTARAFDNAVFVAAVNQVGKNDAGLNFPGISMMVGPDGFLAGENIAYENKMNIHELDISLLEHIRTHKMRYFLPNRRSNLIEDS; encoded by the coding sequence ATGCAAAACATCCGTGTGAACCTGGTCATCCAAAACTGCCCTGTGAATCGGTTTGCGCATAATCTGGCCCTGACGGTTAAAAATGTTTCTGCTGCAGCCCGGCACAACTGTGATTTTGTTGTGTTCCCTGAAATGAACCTTACAGGTTATGCCCCCTCAGATTTAAGTAATGCCGTTGCCCTTGATTCCGGATGGATGGATGAACTGAATCGGCTCGCACAAAAACACAACATTGCCATACTAACCGGACTTGTTGAAAAAGCGGATTCGGCAAAAACTTATGCCACCCACCTGGTATTTCGTCCGGATCGTCCGGTTGCCCTGTACAGAAAAATTCATTTATCTCCATTTGAGGCACCCTATTTCAGCCGTGGAGATGATGTAGAAGTCTTTCAATTCAAAGGTGTAAATTTTGGAATCCAGCTTTGTTACGACGCCCATTTCCCGGAATTGTCCACGGCCATGGCATTAAAAAAAGCAGATATTATTTTTATTCCCCATGCTTCTCCAAGAGGAACGCCTGGGGAAAAAAGTGCATCCTGGAAGCGTCATTTAACGGCCCGGGCATTTGACAATGCAGTGTTTGTGGCAGCCGTTAATCAAGTCGGTAAAAATGATGCAGGCCTTAATTTCCCTGGAATTTCGATGATGGTCGGTCCTGACGGATTTTTGGCAGGTGAAAACATCGCATATGAAAACAAGATGAACATTCATGAATTGGACATATCATTACTTGAACACATCCGCACCCATAAAATGAGGTATTTCCTGCCCAACAGGCGGAGCAATCTCATTGAAGATTCCTAA
- a CDS encoding Lrp/AsnC family transcriptional regulator codes for MIEDQTRKTILNRIQADFPIHPRPYKILAEELGLSEDQLIDEIEQMKQEMIIRRIGGNFSPDRLGFYSTLCAARVDADKIELFATTVNTFSGVTHNYQRDHQYNIWFTFIAPSIQEIEESLKIISQKTGVTEILNLPATHVFKIAANFKV; via the coding sequence ATGATAGAAGACCAGACAAGAAAAACCATCCTTAATCGGATCCAGGCTGATTTCCCCATTCATCCAAGGCCCTACAAAATTCTGGCCGAAGAGCTGGGGCTAAGTGAAGATCAGCTCATAGACGAAATTGAGCAGATGAAACAAGAGATGATTATCCGCAGGATCGGCGGAAATTTCAGCCCTGACCGCTTAGGGTTTTATTCTACCTTATGCGCGGCCCGGGTGGACGCTGACAAAATTGAGCTGTTCGCCACGACCGTTAATACTTTCAGTGGTGTGACCCATAATTATCAAAGGGATCATCAGTACAATATCTGGTTTACATTTATTGCGCCTTCAATTCAAGAAATCGAAGAAAGCCTTAAAATTATTTCACAAAAAACCGGTGTGACCGAAATTCTCAACCTACCGGCCACCCATGTATTTAAAATAGCAGCTAATTTTAAAGTCTGA
- a CDS encoding TusE/DsrC/DsvC family sulfur relay protein codes for MATLEFNGKTFEIDEDGFLLDYGMYNEEWVKYVQTQEGIDEMTDEHWKLVQVLQDYYEKNGIAPMVRVLSKLTKFKLKHIYELFPSGPGKGACKMAGLPKPTGCV; via the coding sequence ATGGCAACACTTGAATTTAACGGGAAAACATTCGAAATAGATGAAGATGGATTTCTTCTTGATTACGGGATGTACAATGAAGAGTGGGTAAAATATGTACAAACCCAGGAAGGCATCGACGAGATGACCGACGAACACTGGAAGCTTGTTCAGGTTCTCCAGGACTACTACGAAAAAAACGGTATTGCTCCCATGGTTCGTGTTCTCTCCAAGCTCACCAAGTTCAAACTGAAACACATCTATGAACTGTTCCCCTCCGGACCTGGTAAAGGCGCTTGCAAAATGGCTGGCCTTCCGAAACCGACCGGTTGTGTATAG
- the miaA gene encoding tRNA (adenosine(37)-N6)-dimethylallyltransferase MiaA yields the protein MTKIITICGPTGIGKTGFAIALARELNGEIIGADSMQIYKYMDIGTAKPDERERQLAIHHLVDFLDPADNFDAKRFSALADQAISDIVKRGRVPVVAGGTGFYIRALLHGLFRGQPACPATLDKLNRTLEENGGPALHEQLKKCDPKAAEKIHPNDGFRIVRALEVFLTTGVPISQCRQIHDFKSDRYESLTFGLNMDRKLLYDRINRRVDIMMAQGLLDEVKTLVSQGYSLELKSMQSIGYRHMGMYIKGEVSLEEAVRLLKRDTRRYAKRQFTWFNKEKDLIWVNAQEIEKAIKTAKDFLR from the coding sequence ATGACAAAAATTATAACTATATGCGGCCCCACAGGCATTGGAAAAACAGGTTTTGCCATTGCCCTGGCCCGGGAACTGAATGGCGAGATTATTGGTGCAGACTCCATGCAGATCTATAAATATATGGATATTGGGACTGCCAAGCCCGATGAAAGGGAAAGACAGCTCGCCATACACCACCTGGTAGACTTCCTTGATCCGGCAGATAATTTTGATGCAAAACGTTTTAGCGCCTTGGCAGACCAAGCTATTTCCGATATTGTAAAACGTGGCAGGGTCCCTGTGGTGGCCGGCGGAACCGGATTTTATATCAGGGCGTTACTCCATGGCCTGTTCAGAGGACAACCTGCCTGCCCGGCAACCCTTGATAAACTGAATCGGACCCTTGAAGAAAATGGCGGTCCGGCACTTCATGAACAATTGAAAAAATGTGATCCAAAGGCTGCGGAAAAGATCCATCCCAATGACGGATTCAGAATTGTAAGGGCCCTTGAGGTATTTTTAACCACTGGGGTTCCCATTTCCCAATGCCGGCAGATTCATGATTTCAAATCAGATCGATACGAAAGCCTTACCTTTGGTCTTAACATGGATAGAAAATTATTATATGACCGGATCAACCGGCGTGTGGATATTATGATGGCCCAGGGTCTGCTTGATGAGGTGAAAACTCTTGTCAGCCAGGGCTATTCCCTGGAATTGAAATCCATGCAGTCAATCGGTTACCGGCATATGGGGATGTATATAAAAGGAGAAGTCAGCCTTGAAGAGGCGGTACGGTTGCTTAAACGCGATACCCGCAGGTATGCCAAGCGTCAGTTCACCTGGTTTAACAAGGAAAAGGATTTGATCTGGGTTAATGCCCAGGAGATAGAAAAAGCAATTAAAACGGCAAAAGACTTTTTGAGATAA